In Prosthecobacter sp., the genomic window GCGGTTTCTACTCCGTGCGCCAGGAGCAATTCCTCACCGACAAGGAACGCGGCCCCGACGGCCAGTATGGCGAAGAATGGGGCGAAGTGGTCGAGTTGCAGGAGGAGAACTGGTATTTCCGCCTCAGCGACCACGTCGAATGGCTCAAGAACCACATCCGAGGAAACCCTGATTTCATCTTCCCGCCGCATCGTGCGAACGATGTGCTGAACTCGCTCGAAGGAGCGGCGCAGGATCTGTGCATCAGCCGTCCCATCGAGCGCTTGAGCTGGGGCATTCCCCTGCCCTTCGACGAAAAATTCGTGAACTACGTCTGGTTCGACGCGCTGGTGAACTACGTCAGCTTCGCCGGTTATCTGGCCGGTGAGGTCGGCAACGCAGGCCTGCCAGAGTTTGAAAAAATCTGGCCTGCCGACGCTCATGTGATCGGCAAGGACATCCTGGTGCCCGCGCATGCCGTCTATTGGCCGATCATGCTCCATGCGCTCGGTTTCCCCGACGACCAGATCCCGAAACTCATCGTCCACGGCTGGTGGAACGTGAAAGGCGCGAAGATGAGCAAGAGCCTCGGCAATGTGATCGACCCGAACGTGCTCTCAAACAACTTCACGCCCGACGGCTTGCGTTATTACCTGATGCGCGACATCGCGACCGGCTACGACGCCGATTTCAGCGATGAACGCATCATCATGAGCTACAACAAGGAGCTGGCCGGTGGCTTGGGCAATCTGCTCAACCGCTCGATCAACATGGCGCAAAAGTATCGCGCAGGTGTGCTCACGCCCGGCGATTACGATGACGAAATCAATCAAGCCCTGCGCCAGACCGTCGCCGAGGCCCTGCCACTCTACCTTGAGAAGATGAACGGCTGGGACATCCACGAAGGCATCGCCGCTGCGTGGAAGATCGTCACGCATGCGAATGCGTTTGTCGATAGCACCAAGCCCTTCTCCCTCGCCAAAGATCCCGCGCAAGCCGCACGGCTCGACAGCGTGCTCTACCACCTCGCCGAGGCGCTCACGCACGTCACCATGCTGCTCAATCCGATCATGCCAACCGCGATGGTCACAGCACGTGCTCAAATCGGCTGGGAGCTGCCGGATGATCTCAAGGTTAGCGATTTGAAGTGGGGCATGCTCCCAAGCGGCCATCAACTCGGCGCACCTGTGCCGTTGTTCCCGCGTCTGGAGATCGCCGAAGAAAAGTGATCTCAAAACAGCCGCGCGATCATTCCTTGCACCCCCCGCCCTTCTGGCTATGACCAGCGGCGCACCTTGATGAAGAAAGCCCTCCTCGCCCTCGAAGACGGCCGAGTGTTTGAAGGCACGGCGTTTGGCGCCGATGCCGCCCACACCGGCGAAATCTGCTTTAACACCTCCATGACCGGTTATCAGGAGGTTCTCACCGATCCTTCCTATCGCGGCCAGATCGTGACGATGACGTATCCGCTCATCGGCAACTACGGCGTGAACCCGCTCGACACCGAAAGCGACCAACCGCATGTGCGCGGCTTCGTCATCGAAGAACTCTGCGATGTGCCGAGCAACTGGCGCAGCACGCAGTCGCTTGATGCTTATTTGAAGGAGTGGAACATCCCCGGCATCCAGGGCATCGACACCCGTGCGTTGACCAAACATCTGCGCACCCGTGGCGCGATGCGCGCCGTCATCACCACGACTGCCACCAGCACTGAAGAAGCTGTGAAGATGGCCGCCAGCAGCCCGACGATGGAAGGCAGCGATTACGTCAAGGAAGTGACCACGCCGAAACCCTATCTCTGGGATCCCGAGGACAAGGAAAGCCGCGACTGGGACATCCCCAGCCCCTCACAGAATCGCGAAGCCGGACCTGATGGCGAAGTGTACCATTCGCTGCCCCGCGCGAAGCATCACATCGTGGCCTACGATTTCGGCATCAAGCGCAACATCCTGCGCCGCCTGCGTCAGAACGGCTTCCGCGTCGATGTCGTGCCCGCCTCCACGAGCGCCAAGGATGTGCTCGCCAAAAATCCCGATGGCGTCTTTCTCTCCAACGGTCCCGGCGATCCTGCGGCGCTGGATTACATCCATAAGGAGATCAAACAGCTCATCGGTGTAAAGCCGATCTTCGCCATCTGCCTCGGTCATCAGATTCTCGGCCACGCCTACGGTGGCAAGACTTTCAAACTGAAGTTCGGCCATCGTGGCGGCAACCAGCCCGTCAAAGACCTGCGCAGCGGCAGGGTTTCCATCACCGCCCAGAACCACGGCTTCGCCATTGATCCTTCTTCGCTGCCCAGCAACGTCGAAGTCACGCACATCAACCTCAACGACGGCACCGTCGAAGGCATGCGTCATCGCGAAGC contains:
- the metG gene encoding methionine--tRNA ligase, whose product is MKPYYITTAIDYTNAAPHIGHAYEKVLADVMARFQRLNGREVYFLTGVDQHGQKVQKSAEKAGQSPQEFVDGITQHFTELWDKLNVRYDGWAATTDIKHKRVVQAMLQKLHDCGQLYKKSYGGFYSVRQEQFLTDKERGPDGQYGEEWGEVVELQEENWYFRLSDHVEWLKNHIRGNPDFIFPPHRANDVLNSLEGAAQDLCISRPIERLSWGIPLPFDEKFVNYVWFDALVNYVSFAGYLAGEVGNAGLPEFEKIWPADAHVIGKDILVPAHAVYWPIMLHALGFPDDQIPKLIVHGWWNVKGAKMSKSLGNVIDPNVLSNNFTPDGLRYYLMRDIATGYDADFSDERIIMSYNKELAGGLGNLLNRSINMAQKYRAGVLTPGDYDDEINQALRQTVAEALPLYLEKMNGWDIHEGIAAAWKIVTHANAFVDSTKPFSLAKDPAQAARLDSVLYHLAEALTHVTMLLNPIMPTAMVTARAQIGWELPDDLKVSDLKWGMLPSGHQLGAPVPLFPRLEIAEEK
- the carA gene encoding glutamine-hydrolyzing carbamoyl-phosphate synthase small subunit — its product is MKKALLALEDGRVFEGTAFGADAAHTGEICFNTSMTGYQEVLTDPSYRGQIVTMTYPLIGNYGVNPLDTESDQPHVRGFVIEELCDVPSNWRSTQSLDAYLKEWNIPGIQGIDTRALTKHLRTRGAMRAVITTTATSTEEAVKMAASSPTMEGSDYVKEVTTPKPYLWDPEDKESRDWDIPSPSQNREAGPDGEVYHSLPRAKHHIVAYDFGIKRNILRRLRQNGFRVDVVPASTSAKDVLAKNPDGVFLSNGPGDPAALDYIHKEIKQLIGVKPIFAICLGHQILGHAYGGKTFKLKFGHRGGNQPVKDLRSGRVSITAQNHGFAIDPSSLPSNVEVTHINLNDGTVEGMRHREAPVLSVQYHPEAAPGPHDAKYFFEEFARMIEMGR